A genome region from Coffea arabica cultivar ET-39 chromosome 7e, Coffea Arabica ET-39 HiFi, whole genome shotgun sequence includes the following:
- the LOC140011143 gene encoding 3-dehydroquinate synthase, chloroplastic-like — MASSFCTKSALSFSTKHENISTSFLIKPIIQRDFLVRFPKSRSFSSPARLELNATKLRVSACSATPVMDQPPSETTSTAPTIVEVDLGNRSYPIYIGSGLLNQPDLLQRHVHGKKVLVVTNTTIAPLYLDKTIRALTDGNSNVTVDSVNLPDGEKYKNMETLMKVFDKAIETRMDRRCTFVALGGGVIGDMCGYAAAAYLRGVNFIQIPTTVMAQVDSSVGGKTGINHPLGKNMIGAFYQPQCVLIDTDTLNTLPDRELASGLAEVIKYGLIRDADFFEWQEKNLPALLARDPSALAYAIKRSCENKAEVVSQDEKESGLRATLNLGHTFGHAIETGFGYGQWLHGEAVAAGTVMAVDMSYRLGWIEDSLVKRVDRILKQAKLPTAPPETMTVEMFKSVMAVDKKVADGLLRLILLKGPLGSCVFTGDYDRKALDETLRAFCKS; from the exons ATGGCTTCTTCTTTCTGCACCAAAAGCGCTCTTTCTTTCTCAACCAAACACGAAAACATTTCTACTTCTTTCCTGATAAAACCAATCATCCAACGTGACTTCCTCGTGCGGTTCCCAAAGTCCCGCTCTTTTTCTTCCCCTGCTCGCCTGGAGTTAAATGCAACCAAATTGAGGGTGTCTGCCTGTTCAGCCACTCCGGTGATGGATCAGCCTCCGAGTGAAACCACTTCTACAGCTCCCACAATCGTTGAAGTTGATTTGGGCAATCGGAGCTACCCGATTTATATTGGGTCCGGACTTCTTAATCAGCCTGACCTTCTCCAAAG GCATGTCCACGGCAAGAAAGTCTTGGTTGTAACTAATACCACCATCGCGCCATTATATCTAGATAAAACAATTAGGGCGTTGACAGATGGAAATTCGAATGTTACTGTTGATAGTGTTAATTTGCCGGATGGTGAGAAGTACAAGAACATG GAAACTCTTATGAAAGTCTTTGATAAAGCAATTGAGACAAGAATGGATAGACGCTGTACATTTGTTGCCCTTGGTGGAGGAGTCATAGGTGACATGTGTGGATATGCTGCTGCTGCTTACCTCCGTGGTGTGAATTTCATTCAGATTCCTACCACGGTTATGGCGCAG GTTGATTCTTCTGTTGGTGGTAAAACTGGAATAAACCATCCACTTGGTAAAAATATGATTGGTGCATTTTACCAACCACAATGTGTACTGATAGACACCGACACACTAAACACATTGCCAGATAGAGAACTAGCATCAGGGCTTGCAGAAGTCATAAAGTATGGGCTTATAAGAGATGCAGATTTCTTTGAGTGGCAAGAGAAGAACTTACCAGCATTACTGGCAAG GGATCCTAGTGCTCTTGCTTATGCTATTAAGCGTTCTTGTGAGAACAAAGCTGAGGTAGTCTCTCAAGATGAAAAGGAAAGTGGATTGAGGGCAACCTTGAACTTGGGTCATACATTTGGTCAT GCAATAGAGACTGGTTTTGGTTATGGGCAGTGGCTGCATGGAGAAGCTGTTGCTGCTGGCACG GTTATGGCTGTTGATATGTCGTACCGCTTGGGCTGGATTGAAGATTCACTTGTAAAGCGAGTtgatagaattttaaaacagGCAAAGCTCCCCACTGCACCTCCAGAAACCATGACGGTGGAGATGTTCAAATCTGTCATGGCG GTTGATAAGAAGGTGGCGGACGGGCTGCTGAGGCTCATCCTTTTGAAAGGTCCTCTAGGCAGTTGTGTCTTTACTGGTGACTATGATAGAAAGGCCCTTGATGAAACATTACGTGCATTTTGCAAGTCATGA
- the LOC140011186 gene encoding ubiquitin-conjugating enzyme E2 28-like isoform X1, whose protein sequence is MASRRILKELRDLQRDPPTSCSAGPVAQDMFHWQATIIGPNDSPYAGGVFQVTIHFPPDYPFKPPKVAFRTKVFHPNINNNGNICLDILKDQWSPALTISKVLLSICSLLTDPNPDDPLVPEIAHMYKTDRVKYESMARSWTQKYAMC, encoded by the exons ATGGCATCTAGGAGAATTCTCAAAGAGCTCAGGGACTTGCAAAGAGACCCGCCCACTTCATGCAGCGCAG GACCCGTAGCTCAAGACATGTTTCACTGGCAAGCAACCATAATTGGCCCAAACGACAGCCCTTATGCAGGTGGTGTCTTCCAAGTTACCATTCATTTTCCACCTGATTACCCTTTCAAACCGCCTAAG GTTGCATTCAGAACCAAAGTATTCCATCCAAATATAAATAACAATGGAAATATCTGCTTGGATATCCTCAAGGATCAATGGAGTCCAGCGCTCACCATATCCAAG GTTCTACTATCCATATGCTCACTTCTCACGGATCCAAACCCAGATGATCCACTAGTGCCAGAAATTGCTCACATGTACAAGACTGATAGAGTCAAGTACGAATCTATGGCCCGTAGCTGGACACAGAAGTATGCCATGTGCTGA
- the LOC140011186 gene encoding ubiquitin-conjugating enzyme E2 28-like isoform X2: MFHWQATIIGPNDSPYAGGVFQVTIHFPPDYPFKPPKVAFRTKVFHPNINNNGNICLDILKDQWSPALTISKVLLSICSLLTDPNPDDPLVPEIAHMYKTDRVKYESMARSWTQKYAMC; encoded by the exons ATGTTTCACTGGCAAGCAACCATAATTGGCCCAAACGACAGCCCTTATGCAGGTGGTGTCTTCCAAGTTACCATTCATTTTCCACCTGATTACCCTTTCAAACCGCCTAAG GTTGCATTCAGAACCAAAGTATTCCATCCAAATATAAATAACAATGGAAATATCTGCTTGGATATCCTCAAGGATCAATGGAGTCCAGCGCTCACCATATCCAAG GTTCTACTATCCATATGCTCACTTCTCACGGATCCAAACCCAGATGATCCACTAGTGCCAGAAATTGCTCACATGTACAAGACTGATAGAGTCAAGTACGAATCTATGGCCCGTAGCTGGACACAGAAGTATGCCATGTGCTGA
- the LOC140004499 gene encoding rac-like GTP-binding protein RHO1: MSASRFIKCVTVGDGAVGKTCLLISYTSNTFPTDYVPTVFDNFSANVVVNGSTVNLGLWDTAGQEDYNRLRPLSYRGADVFILAFSLISKASYENVSKKWIPELKHYAPGVPIVLVGTKLDLRDDKQFFIDHPGAVPITTAQGEELRKMIGAPAYIECSSKTQQNVKSVFDAAIKVVLQPPKQKKKKGKAQKACSIL, translated from the exons ATGAGTGCGTCCAGGTTCATTAAATGCGTTACGGTTGGGGATGGTGCCGTCGGCAAGACTTGTCTCTTGATTTCTTACACCAGCAATACCTTTCCCACG GACTATGTCCCAactgtttttgacaatttcagcGCAAATGTGGTTGTTAATGGGAGTACTGTTAACTTAGGACTGTGGGATACTGCTG GACAGGAGGATTATAATAGATTGAGACCTCTGAGTTATCGTGGAGCAGATGTTTTCATCTTGGCTTTTTCTCTCATTAGTAAGGCCAGCTATGAAAATGTCTCTAAGAAG TGGATTCCTGAGTTGAAGCATTATGCCCCTGGTGTCCCAATAGTTCTTGTTGGAACTAAACTTG ATCTTCGGGATGATAAGCAATTCTTCATTGACCATCCTGGTGCAGTGCCAATAACTACAGCACAA GGAGAGGAGCTAAGAAAAATGATTGGAGCACCTGCCTACATTGAATGTAGTTCTAAGACACAGCAG AATGTGAAATCAGTTTTTGATGCTGCAATTAAAGTTGTGCTCCAGCCGccaaagcaaaagaagaagaagggaaagGCCCAAAAGGCTTGCTCCATATTGTGA